Proteins co-encoded in one Bremerella sp. TYQ1 genomic window:
- a CDS encoding dihydrofolate reductase encodes MIVAASQDWVIGRDGDMPWRLSSDLKRFKSLTMGHPMIMGRKTYESIGRLLPGRTTIIVTRDPNYAVEGAVIAHSVGEAIAACHDVDEAFIVGGAEIYQAFLPWATRLYLTKVHAMIPDGDTHFPSLHFNEWHLESAEEIAADEKNQYATRFEIWDRLPVE; translated from the coding sequence ATGATCGTTGCGGCCAGCCAAGACTGGGTCATCGGCCGCGATGGAGACATGCCGTGGCGACTTTCCAGCGACTTGAAGCGGTTCAAGAGCCTGACGATGGGGCACCCAATGATCATGGGTCGTAAGACGTACGAGTCAATCGGACGCCTCTTGCCTGGTCGCACGACGATTATCGTCACACGCGATCCGAACTATGCCGTCGAAGGTGCCGTCATTGCCCATAGCGTTGGCGAAGCTATCGCAGCGTGTCACGATGTCGACGAAGCATTCATCGTCGGTGGTGCGGAAATCTACCAGGCGTTTTTACCCTGGGCGACGCGGCTTTACCTGACGAAAGTGCACGCCATGATTCCGGATGGCGATACGCATTTCCCTTCGCTGCATTTCAACGAGTGGCACTTAGAATCGGCCGAAGAAATAGCTGCCGACGAAAAGAACCAATACGCAACACGATTCGAGATCTGGGACCGCCTTCCGGTCGAGTAG
- a CDS encoding Minf_1886 family protein, whose amino-acid sequence MSEDTYSAFMQLLKDDPRYRMEAYQFVREALSFGQRFQDEQHDELEEEEEDLDLECFEHDEDDLDEEMEGWDEEEEVERHLTGQVLCQAIRHYAQQQYGLLAKVVLNSWGIHTTSDFGEIVYNLIGIGMMRKSKSDRREDFDDQYDFEDAFVKNFDFELSEESGSA is encoded by the coding sequence ATGTCCGAAGATACCTATTCCGCGTTCATGCAACTGTTGAAAGACGATCCACGCTACCGTATGGAAGCGTACCAGTTCGTTCGCGAGGCCCTCTCCTTCGGTCAACGCTTTCAGGACGAGCAGCACGACGAACTCGAGGAAGAAGAGGAAGATCTCGATCTGGAATGCTTCGAGCATGACGAGGACGATCTCGACGAAGAAATGGAAGGCTGGGACGAAGAGGAAGAAGTCGAACGCCACCTCACCGGCCAAGTTCTTTGCCAGGCCATCCGGCACTACGCCCAGCAGCAGTATGGTTTGCTGGCCAAAGTCGTGCTCAACTCGTGGGGCATCCATACGACAAGTGACTTTGGCGAGATCGTGTACAACTTGATCGGCATCGGCATGATGCGGAAGTCGAAGTCAGATCGCCGGGAAGACTTCGACGATCAATACGACTTCGAAGATGCGTTCGTGAAGAACTTCGACTTCGAGCTCTCGGAAGAATCAGGCTCTGCCTGA
- a CDS encoding sugar phosphate isomerase/epimerase: MPMFKYAICNETYQDWKLETALAHAKEAGYDAVEIAPFTLAPTAYDVTAKQRGEIRNQIEDAELEVVGLHWLLAKTEGFYLTTPDNDVRQKTSDYFCELARLCRDLGGKIMVLGSPQQRNLLPGVSEGEAMKLAADCIRKAMPTLEQCDVTLALEPLGPAEGDFLNTAEKGMELMDLIDSPNCKIHLDVKAMSAEEKPIPQIIRETHPHIAHFHANDPNKRGPGMGDVDFVPIFRALKEVNYNGWVSVEVFDYEPGIESLVKDSIAYMHQCEAAVG, from the coding sequence ATGCCCATGTTCAAATACGCCATCTGCAACGAAACCTACCAAGATTGGAAGCTCGAAACGGCACTCGCCCACGCGAAAGAAGCGGGCTACGATGCGGTCGAGATCGCGCCATTCACGCTCGCTCCGACTGCCTACGACGTGACCGCTAAGCAGCGTGGCGAGATCCGCAATCAGATTGAAGACGCCGAGCTGGAAGTGGTCGGTCTGCATTGGTTGTTGGCAAAGACGGAAGGTTTCTATCTGACGACGCCCGATAATGACGTGCGTCAGAAGACGAGCGATTACTTCTGCGAACTGGCTCGACTCTGCCGAGACTTGGGTGGCAAGATCATGGTGCTCGGCAGTCCACAGCAGCGCAATTTGCTTCCTGGCGTTTCGGAAGGCGAAGCGATGAAGTTGGCCGCCGATTGCATTCGCAAAGCGATGCCGACGCTCGAGCAGTGCGACGTGACGCTCGCGCTGGAACCACTCGGCCCCGCCGAAGGGGACTTCCTGAACACGGCCGAAAAAGGCATGGAGTTGATGGACTTGATCGACTCGCCAAACTGCAAGATTCATTTGGACGTCAAAGCGATGTCGGCCGAAGAAAAGCCGATCCCACAGATCATCCGCGAAACGCACCCTCACATCGCCCACTTCCACGCCAACGATCCCAACAAACGTGGCCCTGGCATGGGAGACGTCGACTTCGTGCCGATCTTCCGCGCCCTGAAAGAAGTGAACTACAACGGCTGGGTCTCGGTGGAAGTCTTCGATTACGAACCAGGCATCGAATCGCTGGTGAAGGATAGCATCGCATACATGCATCAGTGCGAAGCGGCCGTCGGATAG
- the trxA gene encoding thioredoxin: MANTFTEDNFDAEVLQSSEPVLVDFWAPWCGPCRQLAPVIDQLATEYEGSVKVGKVDTDQNPNLAVKYGIQSIPTVMIFKNGEVVNQMLGNQPKANLQQALDAAKG, from the coding sequence ATGGCCAACACATTTACCGAAGACAACTTTGATGCCGAAGTCCTGCAGTCGAGCGAACCGGTTCTGGTCGACTTTTGGGCTCCCTGGTGCGGTCCTTGCCGCCAGCTGGCTCCAGTCATCGATCAACTGGCCACCGAATACGAAGGTTCGGTCAAAGTTGGTAAAGTCGACACTGATCAGAACCCAAATCTGGCCGTGAAGTACGGTATCCAGAGCATCCCGACCGTCATGATCTTCAAGAATGGCGAAGTCGTGAATCAAATGCTCGGCAACCAGCCGAAGGCCAACCTGCAGCAAGCCCTCGACGCAGCCAAAGGCTAA
- a CDS encoding YbaN family protein, with protein MSHPPVPPLSWSKRLLYLGCAAFFFLLAVIGIVLPIVPATPFLLVTSYFLVRSFPKLNDLLLEAPYFGPILYDWEVRKGIKTSVKIQAIATVVLGWGISIMVFPIPAWAIYVMAGLVMTGIYVIYRVPEPRPLPPKEKPVAGDKSEVDSPEGSTNHAAHRLEMKRREWDRNQRQAQPKDH; from the coding sequence ATGAGTCATCCTCCGGTGCCGCCATTATCGTGGTCCAAGCGATTGCTGTACTTGGGCTGCGCCGCGTTCTTCTTTTTGCTCGCGGTGATCGGCATTGTCCTGCCCATTGTGCCGGCGACGCCCTTTCTGTTGGTAACGAGCTACTTCCTAGTGCGTTCGTTCCCGAAGCTGAATGATCTTCTGTTGGAAGCTCCTTACTTCGGTCCGATTCTGTACGACTGGGAAGTTCGCAAGGGAATCAAGACAAGCGTCAAGATTCAAGCGATCGCTACTGTCGTGCTCGGCTGGGGCATCTCGATTATGGTCTTTCCGATTCCGGCTTGGGCGATTTACGTGATGGCGGGACTGGTGATGACGGGGATTTACGTGATCTATCGCGTTCCCGAACCACGTCCGCTGCCGCCCAAAGAAAAACCTGTTGCCGGCGACAAGTCGGAGGTAGATTCACCGGAAGGATCAACGAATCATGCGGCACATCGACTTGAAATGAAACGCCGCGAATGGGACCGCAACCAACGCCAGGCTCAGCCGAAAGATCACTAG
- a CDS encoding STAS domain-containing protein: MKANTEKTLVSYQQIDDVCVITPQVTNMRDANVCLAIREQLLEYARTHRLERVLVDLNQVRFMSSLGVRVLVTLLREVCEVQGRIMLCSLHGELRGVLFVCSLITDDESQPGPFEVAANREDALGRLRSP, encoded by the coding sequence ATGAAAGCCAACACGGAAAAAACGCTCGTTTCGTACCAACAAATCGATGATGTCTGCGTCATCACACCGCAAGTTACTAACATGCGGGACGCCAATGTTTGCTTGGCAATTCGAGAGCAATTGCTGGAATATGCCCGGACGCATCGGCTGGAAAGAGTCTTAGTGGACCTGAACCAGGTTCGCTTTATGTCCAGTTTGGGAGTCCGCGTATTGGTAACTTTGCTGCGAGAAGTGTGCGAAGTTCAGGGCCGAATCATGCTTTGCAGCCTGCATGGAGAGTTGCGGGGAGTACTTTTCGTCTGTAGCCTAATAACAGATGATGAAAGTCAACCAGGACCGTTTGAGGTGGCCGCCAACCGTGAAGACGCCCTCGGCCGCCTACGTTCTCCCTAA
- the arsC gene encoding arsenate reductase (glutaredoxin) (This arsenate reductase requires both glutathione and glutaredoxin to convert arsenate to arsenite, after which the efflux transporter formed by ArsA and ArsB can extrude the arsenite from the cell, providing resistance.), with amino-acid sequence MSVTIYHNPRCMKSRQTLARLEEHGIEPKIVRYLDEPLDEKTIKGLLKKLGLKAEQLVRKKDHKALGLAQPEDEAGWIAQMAANPKIIERPIVVVGKEARLGRPPESVDEILP; translated from the coding sequence ATGAGCGTTACCATCTATCACAACCCACGTTGCATGAAGAGCCGACAGACGTTGGCCCGACTTGAAGAGCACGGAATCGAGCCCAAGATCGTGCGGTACTTAGACGAGCCGCTGGACGAAAAGACGATCAAGGGACTGCTCAAGAAGCTGGGACTCAAAGCGGAGCAACTTGTCCGGAAGAAGGATCACAAAGCCCTCGGCTTGGCGCAGCCTGAGGACGAAGCGGGCTGGATTGCCCAGATGGCAGCCAACCCGAAGATCATCGAACGCCCGATCGTCGTCGTTGGCAAAGAGGCCCGACTTGGTCGCCCGCCCGAAAGTGTCGACGAGATTCTACCGTAG
- a CDS encoding site-specific DNA-methyltransferase gives MATPLELPATGLTTGDCIAQMKKLPDGSIDLAFADPPFNIGYKYDVYDDRRSVDEYLDWSENWMREVQRVLKPTGAFWLAIGDEFAAELKVLATRTLGLHCRNWVVWYYTFGVHCKSKFTRSHAHIFYFTKDAKKFTFNDSEIRVPSARMLVYGDKRANPKGRVPDDTWILRPQDAPESFSSEEDTWYFPRVAGTFKERAGFHGCQMPEQLLGRIIKCCSNEGEVVMDPFAGSGSTLVTAKKLGRKFLGFELSKDYAKQVRERLANVNEGDPLVGAENPLTSAPSTAKGRRLKQTT, from the coding sequence GTGGCGACGCCGCTTGAATTACCCGCCACCGGTTTGACCACCGGCGATTGTATCGCCCAGATGAAGAAGCTGCCCGACGGCAGTATCGATCTCGCGTTTGCCGATCCTCCATTCAACATCGGCTATAAGTACGATGTCTATGACGATCGACGCTCGGTCGACGAGTATCTCGACTGGAGCGAGAACTGGATGCGGGAAGTCCAGCGCGTGTTGAAACCGACCGGCGCGTTTTGGCTGGCCATCGGTGACGAGTTCGCAGCCGAACTGAAAGTGCTCGCCACACGCACGCTCGGGCTGCACTGCCGCAACTGGGTCGTTTGGTATTACACGTTCGGTGTGCACTGCAAAAGCAAATTTACACGCAGTCACGCCCACATCTTTTACTTCACGAAAGACGCTAAGAAGTTCACGTTCAACGATTCCGAGATCCGTGTCCCCAGCGCACGCATGTTGGTTTACGGCGACAAGCGGGCCAATCCGAAGGGCCGCGTTCCCGACGATACTTGGATCTTGCGGCCCCAGGATGCCCCGGAAAGCTTCAGTAGCGAAGAAGATACCTGGTACTTCCCTCGCGTCGCTGGGACATTCAAGGAACGCGCCGGTTTTCATGGCTGTCAGATGCCGGAGCAATTGCTAGGGCGAATCATCAAGTGCTGCTCCAACGAGGGTGAAGTGGTGATGGATCCCTTCGCCGGCAGCGGATCGACGTTGGTGACTGCCAAAAAGCTTGGCCGGAAGTTTCTCGGCTTCGAGCTCTCTAAAGACTACGCCAAACAAGTCCGCGAGCGATTGGCCAACGTCAACGAAGGGGATCCACTTGTCGGCGCCGAGAATCCACTGACCAGCGCCCCTAGCACCGCCAAAGGCCGCCGCTTGAAACAAACCACTTAG
- a CDS encoding VOC family protein: protein MPDLLLEAVNPVLPSRDVKAAIQFYVEKLNFKLSFQDADDPRYASVIRDRVEIHLRWHDSSSWDRVERPNIRIAVCDVEHLYSVFQPLGIFASDTTLRDTAFGTREFGFFDPDGNLLTFYSDLGE from the coding sequence ATGCCCGATTTGCTACTCGAAGCCGTCAACCCAGTGCTGCCGTCGCGCGACGTCAAAGCCGCTATCCAGTTTTATGTCGAGAAACTGAATTTCAAGCTTTCGTTTCAAGACGCCGACGACCCGCGTTACGCCTCGGTGATTCGAGATCGAGTTGAAATCCACCTTCGCTGGCACGATTCGTCTAGCTGGGATCGCGTCGAGCGTCCGAACATTCGCATTGCCGTATGCGACGTCGAGCATTTATACAGTGTGTTTCAGCCACTGGGGATCTTTGCCTCCGATACCACGCTGCGTGATACGGCGTTTGGCACGCGGGAATTTGGGTTCTTCGACCCTGATGGCAACCTGCTGACGTTTTATTCCGACTTAGGAGAGTAG
- a CDS encoding regulatory iron-sulfur-containing complex subunit RicT, giving the protein MAKYIIRYGAMRFLGVFSARAKDDYVRDDKVIVRTKRGLEVGEVLCEATDDAVQQLSDPAFGSIMRPMSEEDEKQTQHMHGDVQREIETVRRVIREMDLPMQLVDVEHLFGGERVIVYYLAESRVDFRELVKALASELQTRIEMRQIGVRDEAKLLADYGDCGKPVCCNTHLSEMPPVSMRMAKLQKATLDPTKISGRCGRLKCCLRYEYDTYEELQRDLPPIGSDIVTSNGRGRVLNHEILAGQLLVRMEDNRNIMIDASEVLTVLKRGNGSTGGSSRRGKRRDKKDAADESGDNAQSQNDKTKE; this is encoded by the coding sequence ATGGCGAAATACATTATTCGCTACGGGGCCATGCGCTTTTTGGGCGTGTTCTCGGCCCGAGCAAAGGATGATTATGTCCGCGACGACAAAGTGATCGTCCGCACCAAGCGCGGCTTGGAGGTGGGCGAAGTGCTTTGCGAAGCGACCGATGACGCGGTTCAGCAGTTAAGCGACCCGGCGTTCGGCAGCATCATGCGGCCGATGTCCGAAGAGGACGAGAAGCAAACCCAGCATATGCATGGGGATGTTCAGCGCGAGATCGAAACGGTTCGCCGCGTGATCCGCGAAATGGACCTGCCGATGCAGTTGGTGGATGTCGAGCATTTGTTCGGGGGTGAACGCGTGATCGTTTACTACCTGGCCGAATCGCGTGTCGACTTCCGCGAGCTGGTCAAAGCGTTGGCTTCCGAATTGCAAACGCGGATCGAGATGCGGCAGATTGGCGTTCGTGACGAAGCCAAGCTGCTGGCCGACTATGGCGACTGCGGCAAGCCCGTTTGCTGCAATACGCACCTCAGCGAAATGCCGCCCGTTTCGATGCGGATGGCCAAGTTACAGAAAGCGACCCTCGATCCGACGAAGATCTCCGGCCGTTGTGGGCGACTGAAGTGTTGCCTACGTTACGAGTACGACACCTACGAAGAGCTTCAGCGCGACCTGCCACCGATTGGCAGCGATATCGTGACGAGTAACGGTCGCGGACGCGTGCTGAATCACGAGATCCTTGCCGGGCAACTGCTTGTGCGAATGGAAGACAATCGCAACATCATGATCGATGCCAGCGAAGTGTTGACTGTTCTAAAGCGGGGCAACGGCAGCACCGGCGGCAGTTCGCGCCGGGGCAAACGTCGCGATAAGAAAGATGCCGCAGACGAGAGCGGCGACAACGCACAATCCCAAAACGACAAGACCAAGGAATAA
- a CDS encoding sodium-translocating pyrophosphatase — MFFGIWLLVLLAAIVALIQAYFFFMGMVKADPGSSTMQRIAGFVREGANAYLTQQYTVVAIFFVVIAAVLALLAFVFEVQSRWVPFAFMTGGLFSGLAGWIGMKTATLASNRTAAGAQKSLNQGLQVAFRSGAVMGLTVVGLGLLDIVIWFGVLYWVFELSLFNITTTMLCFGMGASCQALFARVGGGIFTKAADVGADLVGKVEQGIPEDDPRNPASIADNVGDNVGDVAGMGADLYESYCGSILATAALGVAAFSSPAMASAAGYEDIADAQIRAVFVPMLIAAMGMLLSIGGVYLVRTQEGATQKNLLAALSRGINAATAAVAVVSILICIWLMPAIPEASYSLGVVIPGVSFSILVGLAAGWLIGKWTEYATSDEFTPTKNLAEQAETGPATIIIGGIADGMLSVWPPVIVIAVATVASFGFANGWNFDDPNLFSLGLYGVGIAAVGMLSTLGITLATDAYGPIADNAGGNAEMSHLEPIVRERTDALDSLGNTTAATGKGFAIGSAALTALALMAAYVEVVREGFERWSNSTAAIVEYDTPTKIAPGLVILKQKHDNTDHVFGYLPMPADLRHAEVQETWETLGSDGKPAALTPEFMTIADGEGEPQLAFASTGAKLINIHEASLSDFATYYEAHVMNPRVLVGIFIGAMATFVFCALTMKAVGRAAKGMVEEVRRQFREKPGIMDNSEEPDYAAPVEISTKAAQMEMIVPSLLGLITPIAVGWVLGVGGVLGLLVGALTSGFCLAVFMANSGGSWDNAKKYIEAGHHGGKGSDAHKAAVVGDTVGDPFKDTSGPSLNILIKLMSMVSLVVGGFVVRYSLIALGIF; from the coding sequence ATGTTTTTCGGCATCTGGTTGTTGGTACTTCTTGCGGCAATTGTGGCCCTGATTCAGGCCTACTTCTTCTTCATGGGCATGGTCAAAGCCGACCCTGGCTCGTCGACGATGCAGCGGATTGCCGGGTTCGTTCGCGAAGGGGCGAACGCTTATCTGACTCAGCAGTACACTGTCGTCGCGATTTTCTTTGTTGTGATCGCGGCGGTTCTTGCCCTTTTGGCGTTTGTCTTCGAGGTGCAAAGCCGCTGGGTACCGTTCGCGTTCATGACCGGAGGGCTGTTCTCTGGCTTGGCTGGCTGGATCGGCATGAAGACCGCCACGTTGGCCAGCAATCGAACGGCGGCTGGGGCTCAGAAGTCGCTGAACCAAGGACTTCAAGTGGCCTTCCGTAGTGGAGCGGTCATGGGACTGACGGTTGTTGGCCTCGGTCTGCTGGACATCGTCATCTGGTTCGGCGTGCTGTACTGGGTGTTTGAGCTGTCGTTGTTCAATATCACCACGACGATGCTTTGCTTCGGTATGGGAGCCAGCTGCCAGGCGTTGTTCGCACGCGTCGGGGGAGGCATCTTCACCAAAGCGGCCGATGTCGGTGCCGACCTGGTGGGGAAAGTTGAGCAGGGCATTCCCGAAGACGATCCGCGAAATCCGGCATCCATTGCGGATAACGTGGGAGACAACGTCGGCGACGTCGCCGGTATGGGGGCCGATCTCTACGAAAGCTACTGCGGAAGCATTCTCGCTACGGCTGCATTAGGCGTCGCCGCGTTTTCTTCCCCAGCAATGGCTTCTGCGGCAGGGTACGAAGACATCGCCGACGCCCAAATCCGCGCGGTGTTCGTCCCGATGCTGATCGCCGCCATGGGCATGCTCCTTTCCATCGGAGGTGTGTACCTGGTACGCACTCAGGAAGGAGCCACGCAAAAGAATTTGCTGGCCGCGTTGTCGAGAGGGATCAATGCGGCAACGGCCGCGGTGGCAGTCGTTTCGATCTTGATCTGCATTTGGTTGATGCCAGCGATCCCTGAAGCTTCCTATTCCTTGGGCGTTGTCATTCCTGGAGTTTCGTTCAGTATTCTCGTCGGCTTGGCGGCCGGATGGCTGATCGGCAAATGGACCGAGTACGCGACCAGTGATGAATTTACTCCGACAAAAAACCTGGCCGAACAAGCCGAAACTGGGCCTGCGACGATCATCATTGGTGGTATCGCCGACGGCATGCTCAGTGTTTGGCCTCCGGTCATTGTGATTGCGGTAGCGACCGTTGCGTCGTTTGGTTTTGCCAACGGTTGGAACTTCGACGATCCCAATCTCTTTTCGCTGGGCCTCTATGGCGTTGGCATCGCGGCTGTCGGAATGCTGAGCACACTGGGCATTACGCTGGCCACCGACGCCTATGGACCGATCGCCGACAACGCCGGTGGCAACGCTGAGATGTCGCACTTGGAACCGATCGTGCGCGAACGTACCGATGCACTGGACAGCCTGGGCAATACGACGGCCGCGACTGGAAAGGGCTTTGCGATTGGCTCGGCCGCGCTGACGGCGTTGGCATTGATGGCCGCCTATGTCGAAGTGGTGCGAGAAGGATTCGAGCGATGGAGCAACAGCACCGCCGCGATCGTCGAGTACGACACACCCACCAAGATTGCCCCAGGCCTGGTGATCTTGAAACAGAAGCATGACAACACCGATCACGTCTTCGGGTACCTACCGATGCCAGCCGATCTGCGTCATGCCGAAGTCCAAGAGACCTGGGAAACATTGGGCTCGGACGGTAAGCCAGCCGCGTTAACTCCCGAATTCATGACAATTGCCGACGGGGAAGGGGAGCCACAACTGGCGTTCGCATCGACAGGAGCCAAGCTGATCAACATTCACGAGGCAAGCCTCAGTGACTTCGCGACTTACTACGAAGCCCACGTGATGAATCCCCGCGTCCTTGTTGGGATTTTCATCGGCGCCATGGCGACATTTGTCTTTTGTGCGCTCACCATGAAAGCCGTCGGCCGAGCGGCGAAAGGGATGGTAGAAGAAGTGCGGCGCCAGTTCCGAGAGAAGCCCGGCATCATGGACAACAGCGAAGAGCCAGACTACGCGGCTCCTGTTGAGATCAGCACGAAAGCGGCCCAGATGGAAATGATCGTTCCTTCGCTACTGGGACTGATCACGCCGATCGCCGTTGGCTGGGTCTTGGGCGTCGGTGGCGTTTTAGGTCTGCTCGTCGGTGCACTCACCAGCGGTTTTTGCCTGGCCGTGTTTATGGCCAACAGCGGCGGTAGCTGGGACAACGCGAAGAAGTATATCGAAGCTGGCCATCATGGCGGCAAAGGAAGCGACGCCCACAAAGCAGCTGTCGTCGGAGATACGGTCGGTGATCCATTCAAAGACACCAGCGGCCCCAGCTTAAATATTCTGATCAAGCTGATGAGCATGGTCAGCCTGGTCGTGGGAGGATTCGTAGTGCGTTACAGCCTGATCGCACTAGGGATTTTTTAG
- a CDS encoding STAS domain-containing protein, which produces MNDTNPELVQHHLADEILVLTPQVDQMRDTDVCYSIRDRMIDLVSQIDHRRVVIDMQHINFVSSVGILAFLNLRRAVPNSGERIVFCNLSDSLMGMFRICKLISDNPDDPSPFVSVDTLESAVSTA; this is translated from the coding sequence ATGAACGATACGAACCCAGAACTGGTTCAGCACCATCTTGCCGATGAAATTCTTGTCCTGACGCCTCAGGTCGATCAGATGCGCGATACGGATGTTTGTTATTCGATTCGCGACAGAATGATCGACTTAGTGTCGCAAATCGACCATCGCCGGGTGGTAATCGATATGCAGCACATCAACTTCGTCAGCAGCGTGGGGATTTTGGCGTTCCTGAATCTGCGTCGCGCGGTACCCAACAGCGGCGAGCGGATCGTTTTTTGCAATCTTTCTGACTCGCTCATGGGCATGTTTCGGATTTGTAAATTAATATCTGATAACCCTGATGATCCTTCACCGTTTGTCTCCGTAGATACTCTTGAGTCGGCAGTCTCGACGGCGTAA
- a CDS encoding thymidylate synthase, with product MKQYLSLMQRILDEGVEKHDRTGTGTLSVFGHQMRFNLAEGFPAVTTKKLHLRSIIHELLWFLQGDTNIRYLRENKVSIWDEWADENGDLGPVYGKQWRSWQTPSGETIDQITQLIHQIKTNPDSRRLIVSAWNVADVPNMALPPCHLLFQFYVAEGKLSCQLYQRSADVFLGVPFNIASYALMTMMIAQVCDLQPGDFVHTFGDAHLYLNHLDQTKLQLSREPRPLPTMKFNPDVKDLFAFKYEDFELTNYDPHPHISAPVAV from the coding sequence ATGAAACAATATCTCAGCTTGATGCAGCGGATCCTGGATGAAGGGGTCGAGAAGCATGATCGCACAGGGACGGGGACGCTGAGCGTGTTCGGGCACCAAATGCGGTTCAATCTGGCCGAAGGCTTCCCCGCGGTGACGACCAAAAAACTGCACCTGCGGTCGATCATTCACGAGCTACTGTGGTTTCTGCAGGGCGACACCAATATCCGTTACCTTCGCGAGAACAAGGTAAGCATCTGGGACGAATGGGCCGACGAGAATGGCGATCTCGGTCCCGTTTATGGCAAGCAATGGCGCAGTTGGCAAACGCCCAGCGGGGAAACGATCGATCAGATCACGCAATTGATCCATCAGATCAAAACTAACCCTGACTCGCGACGACTGATTGTTTCGGCCTGGAACGTCGCCGACGTACCGAACATGGCACTTCCTCCGTGCCACTTGTTGTTTCAGTTTTATGTTGCCGAGGGCAAGCTCAGCTGTCAGCTTTATCAGCGAAGCGCCGACGTCTTCCTGGGCGTGCCGTTCAACATTGCTTCGTACGCACTGATGACGATGATGATCGCTCAGGTCTGCGATCTTCAGCCAGGCGATTTCGTCCATACGTTCGGCGACGCCCATCTGTACTTGAATCATCTCGATCAAACGAAGTTGCAACTTTCACGCGAGCCTCGTCCGTTGCCGACGATGAAGTTCAACCCGGACGTGAAAGATTTGTTCGCGTTCAAGTACGAAGACTTCGAACTGACCAACTACGATCCCCACCCCCACATTTCTGCTCCGGTCGCCGTATGA